The Ascaphus truei isolate aAscTru1 chromosome 11, aAscTru1.hap1, whole genome shotgun sequence genome includes a window with the following:
- the NSMCE1 gene encoding non-structural maintenance of chromosomes element 1 homolog isoform X2, translating to MLFVLSYTVLSSMTGQITESHQRFLQVLMSHGILEGSAARALHKHCCEVHKAHYSHEKLDEFVSVLNKHLQPLFMLVKKGMSEDDGKSYYALVNLADTEITKMASDYAENELELFKKTMDLIMVSESGFASSTNILNLADQLLTKKIKKKEVEQLLQDFVQEKWLSEKDGEYTLHTRCIMEMQHYISNTYEELVKTCNICHIIAIQSQMCDTCGIQLHLRCAGKYFKGQAEPHCPHCNEVWPYEILNVTQSNSQRPTSSENVTPRIQREQRGSTAIRVPRTRLH from the exons AATGACGGGGCAAATAACTGAGAGTCACCAGCGTTTCCTCCAAGTGCTGATGTCCCATGGAATATTGGAAGGCTCCGCAGCAAGGGCATTGCACAAGCATTGTTGTGAAGTGCATAAAG CCCACTACTCGCACGAAAAATTAGATGAATTTGTTAGTgttttaaacaagcatttgcagCCTCTGTTCATGCTGGTAAAGAAAGGAATGTCTGAAGATGATGGGAAGAGTTACTATGCCTTG GTGAACCTTGCGGATACTGAAATTACTAAAATGGCTTCAGATTATGCAGAAAATGAACTGGAGTTGTTTAAGAAAACG ATGGACCTAATTATGGTGTCTGAGAGTGGATTTGCATCTTCCACAAATATTCTGAACCTTGCTGACCAACTTCTGAccaagaagataaagaaaaaggaGGTTGAACAACTTCTGCAGGATTTTGTGCAGGAAAAGTGGCTCAGTGAA AAAGATGGAGAATATACGCTTCACACTCGCTGCATAATGGAAATGCAGCACTATATATCGAATACATACGAAGAGCTGGTCAAAACGTGCAATATTTGCCACATTATAGCTATTCAG AGCCAGATGTGTGATACCTGTGGAATCCAATTGCACTTACGATGTGCTGGGAAATACTTTAAAGGACAAGCAGAGCCACATTGTCCTCATTGTAATGAGGTTTGGCCTTATGAAATTCTAA ATGTAACTCAGTCCAATTCGCAGAGACCCACGTCTTCTGAAAATGTGACACCCAGAATTCAACGAGAGCAAAGAGGATCTACAGCTATAAGAGTACCTAGGACACGACTGcattaa
- the NSMCE1 gene encoding non-structural maintenance of chromosomes element 1 homolog isoform X3: MTGQITESHQRFLQVLMSHGILEGSAARALHKHCCEVHKAHYSHEKLDEFVSVLNKHLQPLFMLVKKGMSEDDGKSYYALVNLADTEITKMASDYAENELELFKKTMDLIMVSESGFASSTNILNLADQLLTKKIKKKEVEQLLQDFVQEKWLSEKDGEYTLHTRCIMEMQHYISNTYEELVKTCNICHIIAIQSQMCDTCGIQLHLRCAGKYFKGQAEPHCPHCNEVWPYEILNVTQSNSQRPTSSENVTPRIQREQRGSTAIRVPRTRLH; encoded by the exons ATGACGGGGCAAATAACTGAGAGTCACCAGCGTTTCCTCCAAGTGCTGATGTCCCATGGAATATTGGAAGGCTCCGCAGCAAGGGCATTGCACAAGCATTGTTGTGAAGTGCATAAAG CCCACTACTCGCACGAAAAATTAGATGAATTTGTTAGTgttttaaacaagcatttgcagCCTCTGTTCATGCTGGTAAAGAAAGGAATGTCTGAAGATGATGGGAAGAGTTACTATGCCTTG GTGAACCTTGCGGATACTGAAATTACTAAAATGGCTTCAGATTATGCAGAAAATGAACTGGAGTTGTTTAAGAAAACG ATGGACCTAATTATGGTGTCTGAGAGTGGATTTGCATCTTCCACAAATATTCTGAACCTTGCTGACCAACTTCTGAccaagaagataaagaaaaaggaGGTTGAACAACTTCTGCAGGATTTTGTGCAGGAAAAGTGGCTCAGTGAA AAAGATGGAGAATATACGCTTCACACTCGCTGCATAATGGAAATGCAGCACTATATATCGAATACATACGAAGAGCTGGTCAAAACGTGCAATATTTGCCACATTATAGCTATTCAG AGCCAGATGTGTGATACCTGTGGAATCCAATTGCACTTACGATGTGCTGGGAAATACTTTAAAGGACAAGCAGAGCCACATTGTCCTCATTGTAATGAGGTTTGGCCTTATGAAATTCTAA ATGTAACTCAGTCCAATTCGCAGAGACCCACGTCTTCTGAAAATGTGACACCCAGAATTCAACGAGAGCAAAGAGGATCTACAGCTATAAGAGTACCTAGGACACGACTGcattaa